A section of the Castanea sativa cultivar Marrone di Chiusa Pesio chromosome 12, ASM4071231v1 genome encodes:
- the LOC142621346 gene encoding protein ECERIFERUM 2-like has translation MGMVSNIKLSTVVPATVSDENNVHELTNMDLVMKLHYIHGVYFFTSEAVQGLSIQDLKKPMFPLLDLYFMASGRVKRSETGRPFIKCNDSGVRIVEAKSDKTIDEALAMEDHSFHDGLAYHQALGPDLSFSPLVFIQFTWFKCGGMCMGLSWAHVLGDAFSASNFINMWGQIISGNKPTKRLHVANPGKSKFPPSTRKKATSIKRVDPQGDFWKTTSNCRLETCYFQVHEKQLHHMVTKICAREYQAAKVSHFDVLSAVIWKYLCDIREEIGPSTVTICSNKKPNWENEFPSNGMVISIVEADLSGVKDDLWQVVKLIAEKRVGENSLIEEMVENENGEVDCIVCGANLTLLNLEEAKVYGLEINGHRPIFANYVINGVGDEGAVLVLPGPINGKGEGGCGNGLMVTVVLPESQISLLKCKLERDWNIV, from the exons ATGGGAATGGTTTCTAACATTAAGCTATCAACTGTGGTGCCAGCCACAGTGAGTGATGAGAACAATGTTCATGAGCTCACAAACATGGACTTGGTCATGAAGCTCCATTACATTCATGGGGTTTACTTCTTCACAAGTGAGGCAGTCCAAGGGCTCTCAATACAGGACTTGAAGAAACCCATGTTCCCATTGCTTGACCTTTATTTCATGGCATCAGGGAGGGTTAAGAGATCAGAAACAGGCAGGCCTTTCATCAAGTGCAACGACAGTGGTGTGAGAATTGTTGAGGCAAAGAGTGACAAAACCATTGATGAAGCTTTAGCCATGGAGGATCACTCATTTCACGATGGTCTTGCTTATCATCAGGCTCTTGGTCCTGATCTTAGTTTCTCACCTCTCGTCTTTATACAG TTCACTTGGTTCAAATGTGGAGGAATGTGTATGGGACTCAGCTGGGCCCATGTTCTTGGAGATGCATTCTCAGCCTCTAATTTCATCAATATGTGGGGCCAGATCATCTCTGGTAACAAGCCAACAAAACGTCTCCACGTGGCAAATCCAGGTAAGTCCAAATTCCCACCTTCAACTCGCAAGAAAGCAACCTCTATTAAAAGAGTTGACCCACAAGGAGATTTCTGGAAAACTACTAGTAATTGTAGATTGGAAACATGCTATTTCCAAGTCCATGAAAAACAACTTCACCATATGGTAACAAAAATTTGTGCAAGAGAGTACCAAGCAGCCAAAGTGTCACATTTCGATGTTCTCTCTGCTGTAATATGGAAATATTTATGTGACATTAGGGAAGAGATAGGTCCAAGTACTGTCACAATTTGttcaaacaaaaaacccaattgGGAAAATGAATTTCCAAGTAATGGCATGGTGATAAGCATAGTTGAAGCAGATTTATCTGGGGTCAAAGATGATTTGTGGCAGGTGGTAAAGCTAATAGCTGAGAAGAGAGTGGGTGAGAATAGTTTGATTGAAGAAATGGTGGAGAATGAAAATGGAGAAGTTGATTGTATAGTGTGTGGTGCAAATTTGACACTGCTAAATTTGGAAGAGGCTAAGGTTTATGGATTAGAAATAAATGGACATAGACCCATTTTTGCAAACTATGTAATAAATGGGGTTGGTGATGAAGGGGCAGTTTTGGTGCTTCCAGGGCCAATAAATGGCAAAGGAGAAGGTGGTTGTGGAAATGGACTCATGGTGACTGTGGTTCTTCCTGAAAGTCAAATTTCACTGCTCAAATGTAAGCTTGAAAGGGATTGGAATATCGTTTGA